One window of Pocillopora verrucosa isolate sample1 chromosome 9, ASM3666991v2, whole genome shotgun sequence genomic DNA carries:
- the LOC131793636 gene encoding sestrin-1-like produces MNDEEDLPSEIDTIRDLCGLQTRDVTSRLEFLELLGKTLKAWTNRHQENGENGFENFSSSVLPCILRLSFRSPFSDIRERCTELLLAVKEKGIKVPRTIHKGPSMFIPSKKVPSMDTDDEQVLSLLVESFLLSGRVTNVTSLIALHPQYLECFLKTEFSMFKGEGPLPFIWRCYIAIMGASRHRCCFLVRLYEIEFLKQQGEKEWLQGLNYIPAKLRALCEINKILAHQPWLLKASHIENLLKGQDNWSLSELVQAIVILVHTHSLCSFVYGCGITPEIDFDRGHTYKTQSLSEFNKAIIEGDNLPVNGVDNQSSVKNLVEKMKEAEAKQDTLLETTQEELFQQFEKVESGEVSTCKDKVSVANEAPQPGIARYLTDASFCYYDFASREESDISTFRVQDYSWEEHGFSLINRLYPDMGQMLDDKFSCAFNLTYNTLGKVENVDTSTFRTATWNYIHLVFGIYHDDYLYTEVNKLLERPFKKYIKVVACRPEKVTVDDYMGFMPDLDHSEKVHINLLLLESRLQAELLYALRAIMKYMT; encoded by the exons ATGAACGATGAAGAAGACTTACCCAGTGAGATAGACACCATCAGAGATCTGTGTGGCTTGCAAACAAGAGACGTAACTTCGCGGCTTGAATTCCTTGAATTGCTAGGGAAAACACTAAAAGCGTGGACAAACAGACATCAAGAAAATGGGGAAAATGggtttgaaaacttttcttcgAGTGTTTTGCCTTGTATTTTGAGACTGTCATTTAGAAGTCCCTTTTCGGATATCAGGGAGCGTTGTACAGAGTTGCTCCTCGCCGTGAAG GAAAAAGGTATTAAGGTTCCTCGAACGATTCACAAGGGGCCTTCGATGTTTATTCCGTCAAAAAAG GTTCCTTCTATGGACACTGATGATGAGCAGGTGCTTAGCTTGCTTGTGGAATCCTTCCTGTTAAGTGGACGTGTCACAAATGTCACTTCTCTGATTGCACTTCACCCTCAGTACCTGGAATGCTTCCTTAAGACTGAGTTTTCTATGTTTAAAGGGGAAGGTCCCCTACCTTTTATCTGGAGATGTTACATTGCTATCATG ggTGCAAGCAGGCATCGCTGTTGCTTCTTG GTACGATTGTATGAGATAGAGTTTCTGAAACAACAAGGAGAGAAGGAATGGCTTCAAGGCCTGAACTACATTCCAGCCAAACTAAGAGCTCTCTGTGAGATCAACAAGATCTTAGCACACCAGCCATGGCTACTGAAAGCTAGTCACATTGAG AACCTTCTCAAAGGACAAGACAATTGGTCACTTTCAGAACTCGTCCAGGCCATTGTAATCCTCGTTCATACCCACAGTCTGTGTAGCTTTGTATATGGCTGTGGAATAACACCAGAAATAGACTTTGACAGAGGGCACACGTATAAAACACAGTCACTCTCTGAGTTTAACAAAGCAATAATTGAAGGAGATAACCTTCCTGTTAATGGTGTGGACAATCAATCAAGCGTGAAAAACCTGGTGGAGAAAATGAAGGAGGCAGAAGCCAAACAGGATACACTTCTGGAGACCACACAGGAGGAACTGTTTCAACAGTTTGAAAAAGTAGAAAGTGGAGAAG TTTCCACTTGTAAAGACAAAGTTTCAGTTGCCAATGAAGCACCTCAGCCAGGTATAGCAAGGTACCTAACAGATGCCTCATTTTGTTACTATGATTTTGCAAGCAGAGAAGAAAGTGATATATCAACCTTCCGAGTGCAAGATTACTCGTGGGAAGAGCATGGCTTTTCGCTTATCAACAGACTCTACCCTGACATGGGTCAGATGTTGGACGATAAATTCAGCTGTGCATTCAACCTGACGTATAACAC GTTGGGTAAAGTGGAAAATGTGGACACATCAACTTTTCGCACAGCTACTTGGAACTATATTCATTTGGTTTTTGGCATATATCATGATGATTACCTATACACTGag GTTAACAAGCTGTTGGAAAGACCATTTAAAAAGTACATTAAAGTG GTTGCTTGCCGTCCCGAAAAAGTTACCGTTGATGACTACATGGGATTTATGCCAGACCTTGACCATTCAGAGAAG GTTCATATCAACCTTTTACTGTTGGAGTCTCGCCTTCAGGCTGAACTTCTGTACGCATTAAGAGCAATAATGAAGTATATGACGTGA